The following proteins come from a genomic window of Oncorhynchus mykiss isolate Arlee chromosome 19, USDA_OmykA_1.1, whole genome shotgun sequence:
- the LOC110497520 gene encoding programmed cell death protein 4, which yields MATEVETWTTVQKHDGVLSFDDDVDMDHPYCDEDEAALEAEVNGNWTPQEKALHEARLKAKAKRRVRKSSSRSESLSESLSGELADGDSHSPKGKVPVPNDRKSRTGKGRGLPKKGGAGGKGVWGAAGMVYEVEEPDVKDPNYDEIAQGDTVYATVVPELDEGELEKTVNPIVQEYFEHGDTKEVQMLLRELNLGHHKYEFSSLAVSLSLEGKASHRELTSRLLRDLVGKELSESDMARAFDKILKELPDLMLDTPEAPQMLGQFIARAIADHALPMAFLDRYKGKVDCDHARAALDRAAVLLSMKREMVRLDNVWGVGGGLRPVKHLVKEMNLLLKEYLVSGEVKEAERCLRDLEVPHFHHELVYEAVVMVLESKGDTAVKMMCKLLQAFWKIGLVTVDQMNRGFQRVYDELPEINLDVPHAHSIMESFTDLCYQESVITKQLRDSCPSRGRKRFVSEGDGGLIKN from the exons GGGTGTTATCCTTTGACGACGATGTGGATATGGACCATCCCTATTGCGATGAGGACGAGGCGGCGCTCGAGGCGGAGGTGAATGGCAACTGGACGCCACAGGAGAAGGCGCTCCATGAGGCGCGGCTGAAGGCCAAGGCCAAGCGGCGTGTGCGCAAATCGTCATCCCGCAGCGAGTCGCTCTCAGAGTCGCTGTCGGGTGAATTGGCCGACGGCGATTCCCACAGCCCCAAGGGCAAAGTCCCCGTCCCCAACGACCGCAAGTCCAGGACAGGCAAGGGCCGGGGCCTGCCTAAGAAAG GTGGCGCAGGGGGTAAAGGTGTATGGGGAGCAGCAGGTATGGTGTACGAGGTAGAGGAACCAGATGTCAAGGACCCCAACTACGACGAGATTGCACAG GGAGACACCGTGTATGCCACTGTTGTTCCAGAGCTGGACGAGGGGGAACTGGAGAAGACCGTCAACCCCATCGTACAGGAGTACTTTGAGCACGGGGACACAAAAGAAGTCCAA ATGCTGCTGAGGGAGCTGAACCTGGGCCACCACAAGTACGAGTTCTCCAGCCtggctgtgtctctgtctttggAGGGCAAGGCCAGCCACCGGGAGCTCACCTCCAGGCTGCTCCGTGACCTGGTCGGCAAGGAGCTCTCGGAGTCCGACATGGCCCGCGCCTTCGACAAGATCCTCAAAGAGCTGCCCGACCTTATGCTGGACACGCCAGAGGCTCCACAG ATGCTGGGACAGTTTATTGCCCGAGCCATCGCCGACCACGCTCTACCTATGGCATTCCTGGACCGCTACAAAGGCAAGGTGGACTGTGACCACGCTAG AGCTGCGTTGGATCGCGCGGCGGTGCTCCTCTCCATGAAGAGGGAGATGGTGCGGCTAGACAACGTGTGGGGTGTGGGCGGCGGCCTCAGACCTGTCAAACACCTCGTCAAAGAG ATGAACTTGCTGCTGAAGGAGTACCTTGtatcgggagaggtgaaggaggcGGAACGCTGTCTGCGTGACCTAGAAGTCCCTCACTTCCACCACGAGCTTGTCTATGAG GCTGTTGTCATGGTGCTGGAGTCCAAGGGGGACACGGCCGTCAAGATGATGTGTAAGCTCCTCCAGGCCTTCTGGAAGATTGGCCTCGTCACAGTAGACCAGATGAACCGG GGCTTCCAGCGTGTGTACGACGAGCTGCCAGAGATCAACCTGGACGTGCCCCACGCCCACTCCATCATGGAGTCCTTTACGGACCTCTGCTACCAGGAGTCTGTTATCACCAAACAGTTGAGAGACTCCTGTCCCTCCAG GGGGCGGAAGCGGTTTGTGAGTGAGGGAGACGGGGGCCTGATCAAGAACTAG